Part of the Paenibacillus sp. FSL R7-0273 genome is shown below.
GACCGGGACGATTACAGCCTTATTCTCCAGTCTTTTTACGCTAATCAAGGGCATAACGGGTAAGGCGAGTTCTCTAACGGCGCCGGCCATTAACCTGGAGCAGACAAAGGCTCATGTTGATGATACCACCCGGCATATCACAGCTGCGGAACGCACGGACTGGAACGCCAAGGAGACAACCGGAGGTGCACAAACCAAGGCTAACAGTGCGCAGGCTGCGGCAATAGCTGCAGCTGCTACAGACGCTTCAACAAAGGCAAATGCGGTACAGACCAATTTAACCACACATGTTAATGATAACGTCCGGCACATTACTGCGGCCGAGCGTGCGGGTTGGAATGCTTTGGCAACAACAATTACATCGTATATTCCTGTCGCTCAGAGAAATGTTGCAAATGGGGTAGCTGCATTAGATTCTGACTCATATGTAGTTGGTAAAGGTGTAGTTCTGGAAGGAGCATATGCAGAGAGAGCATTTGCATTCAGTTTTGCTCATGGTACAGCTAACCAGAAAATAGATTACACACTCCCTGCTCAAGCTTTTGGCGGATTTGTAGAGATTACAATTGCTGGTAGTTGGAATAATGCAGAGACACAGGGTAGGCTCACGAAAAGATTAGATGTGATGCTGAGTGCGGCAACCACCATACACAGACAAACCTCGGAATACACTGAAGTATCTGGTGCGATGAGGAACAACGTTTCTATATCCGATATTTATTGGAAGGATGGGCTTTGGACGCTTACCATTGAATCTAGGAATACTCAGGGTAATGCTTACGCTGTTAAAATCCAAACTCTCGGACCGATTGGCTCAAAAAGATGGACGCAAGGCGCTCCTTATACAGGTGCAGCGACAACACTCCCATTAGCAGTTCAAACGATACCAGATGATACAGTGACACAGTCTGGGTATGAAATTCAAAAGCATGCCCTTACTGGTAATACGGGTTTAGGTAAAGGCGGAAATCCTACAGTAAGCCCTAATACGCTGCTTGAAACAGGTATGTATACTTTAACCTTTACAAGTCCCGATCTTCCGGTGACAGGCTCGACAACAACCGTAATTGTGAAAAGATACAATTCAAGTTATATAACACAAGATGCTGATGTTTATGCAACTGTCAATACTGCAACGACAATCAGAAAGTTTACGAGAGAAAGTCGGAATAGTGGGTCTTCTTGGTCGGCTTGGCGAGAAATTAAGGTGAAGGCCGCTGCAATGGCCATGAATACAGACCTGAATACACTGTTGGCAGAGGGAGAGTTTTATACTATCTCAAATGCTCAAGCGGGCACAATGACTAATCAACCAATTACTGGTTCATATTGTTTCAACCTTACTGTAAAAACAACGGTGAGTACAGATGGTGCAGGTTGCAATCAAACGATAATCTATTACAGTACATCTGCTAGTAGTCCAGCAATATATACACGAAATTATTATTCTAGCACTTGGACTGCTTGGCAACAGATAGAGACAACTGCCCAAAAGAATGTTTCTGGCGGGTATGCTGGATTGGACAGTAACGGAGATATTGCGTTATCAGCCGTACCAGATGCGGTTCAGAAATTTTCCTTAACTCAAGATAATGGTAAAAATTTAATTCTTGAGTCTGGCTACAATCTGAATAGTTTGGTCACTGCTGGATTTTATGACGGTGTGAATCTTGTGAATGCTCCAAATTCAACGAATTGGTGGCATATACAAGTTCAAGTTCATTCTGGGACAAATAACGGTAATGACTATATATCTCAGATAGCTATAAACCTTAATGCTTCGGGAACCCCGCATCATTTCATGAGAAGAAGAGTCAACAGTGCGTGGGGCATTTGGGTAGGTATACCAAACAGTAGCATGTACAATGTTGCGAGCGGGATTGCAGGATTGACATCAGCAGGGGTTCTTCCAGACGCGATCCTTCCACAAAGTGTTACAAGAAGGGTTAATCTGACAGGTAGTTTACAAACGACATCTTATAGAAGGTCTGTCATAGCGCTTTGCGAGCTTACAAACACAAACCCTTCTGCAAGTTCGTTTAGTAACGGCTTATTGCTAATGAGAAGACATAACGGACTTAACGGACAGATAACTGCTATGATAGCGGCAGAAAAACGCTTCAACACCACTGCGATGAACTGGTCTTTGTTTAAAATAGGGGCATCATCTCAAGTGTTTAGACCGTGTACCTTCACATACAATGGTGTGAAATATGGCGGTATAGATGTATATATAACAGATGCAGAATACCAGACAATAAGCTTTAACGGGGATACAAATTTCAGTATCTTTGGTCTGGACTGGTATAACATTCAAAGTAGTACTGTTTTAAATGCGGAGATAAGCGGCTCGATAAGCTATGTGGAAGGAAGCGATTATTTCTATTCTCCAGATATTCATTTCAACGGAGAAAATTTGAATACTAAATATTCAACATTAGCAGGGAAAACCTTGGCCGAAGTGGTCCAAGGATCTTTGTCGTACGCCGTTACCACCGGCACCTATGCGGCATTAGCGGCCAGCTTAAACCCTGCGCCAGCTGCCCTGACTGTCGGGTTGCGCTTGACCATCAAGGCCCATGTCGCCAGCCCTGGCCCGGCTACGCTCAATGTCAACGGCCTGGGAGCCAAATCAATCAAAAAGCCAAACGGCAATAACGCTGCTTTGGCTCTTGGTGGCGTCTATACGCTTGTTTATGACGGTTCAGTTTTTCAATTACAGGGTGAAGGGGGTGAGTACGGAACGGCGGAAGCAGCACAGGTATTGTCTGGCTATACAGTGGGCCGAGAGAATGGGGTGGTTAATGGAACAATGCCCGATCACCGGGGCGTAGCTAAGGATGCGGCCGGTACAATCCTAAATGATAGCGGGGACCTCTTCTTAAATCCGCCTGCAGGTTATTACGATCCTACAGCGTCGATCCATTCTTATGAGGGAAATTTAGCTAATCGCCGGAATTGGCGCAGTGATATAACGCTTTTCGGTAAGGCGGGTACGATGCCAGTTATTACGTCAGGTAGTGATCCGGCTCAAGGCGTAGGCATATGGCCGGATGGAGGCTTGGCTGTTTATCCTTCTGAGGGATATCGAAAAGGGGGTGCGGGTGCCGGAGAAATAAAGGTATCAACAGCACAACTACAATCAGCTGAAACAGACCTTATCGCTGCTAATATTCGTAGTGGTGTTAATGTCTTTGGAGTTACCGGCACATTAGTAGAGGGTACACGACGGGCGACAGGCAGTTTCTACACTACTGACGGCACGGCCAATATCACCGGATTAGCCTTTAACCCTGGCAGTGTTGTAGTGCGAGTGACGGGGATTAACAATGGAAGCTGGATGACCGCTATGGGTTTTGCCAATGGCAGATGGATGTGGTCAAGACGTGATGGTAACGGGACGATGCTCGATTCGGGTCAATTTAATGGAGCTGCCTTTTCTAATGGGTTTTCCGTAACAATCCCATTTGTCGATGGGTATGAAGCATTGAGCTGGATAGCGTATCAAGAAACGGTCTGAGCAGCGCTTTATAATATGAACGTTGGAGGTTTTACAACATGCAAATCGGAATGAGAATTTATTATGACAAGGCAACCGGCAATGTAATTCACAACACCGGGGAGTATGTTGGCCGCAGCTACACAGAGCCAACCGAAGACCAGGATTTTGCTGCCATCAAGGAGCTGGCCCAGCGGGTCCGGGAGACGGTCGGCGTGCTTAAGCTGCAGTACGGCCAGCACTCCCGCGAGTTTGCGCAGGCCGAAAGCTACCGGGTAGATCCGGGGTCCGGCACCCTGGAGTTTACCTACCCCGGCCCGCAGCCGAATCCACTGGAAGGCCGGTTAGAAGCCGTGGAGACTGGATCGGCTGACACCGCGCAGCAGCTTGCGGACGCACTTGCCCGGCTCAATGAGACAGAGGCACAGTTGCTGGACACTCAGGCCGCACTAGCAGAGAGCTACGAGGAGCTGCAAGAAGCCAAACGGGAGGCGGTAGAAGCGCAGGTCGGTCTAGCTGAGCTTTATGAGCTGGTGCTTGCCGGACAGCAGCCTGTAACGCCGGAAGACCCAGCAGCCCCCGCAGAGGGAGGTGAAGAAGACAATGGCTAAAGTATACGTAAACTTGATCCGTAAAGGACTCAGGACGTTGGAGCAGGTGCCGGAGATTATTCGTTCGGATGTGGCCGCCCTGCTGGAAACTGAATAGAGAATAACGGTAGCGCCCATTGAGGCGTTTTTATTTTGCCCTCATACCTGGTGTGGGGGCTTTTTTAAACCATAGAAATAGAAGGGAGCGGGGGAATGGATAGCAATAGTGTTTCAAATCTCGAAAAGCTGCTACCGCTCGCAGACAAATACGGCCTGGCTTATATTGTGGTTATCGTCCTGTTGTTTATCATATTCAGTATCATTCGGGATATTCGGAGCGGGAAAATGGTGCCCCGGGAGCTGCTGGATAAGGCCGAGGAAGATAGGGACCGGCTGCAGGGCATCCTGGACAAAGAGCGAGCTGACTTTATGGCACCGACGCTTGAGGTGCTGCAGAGACTCAAAATAGATCATGCCGCCAGCAGCGGTAATGATGAGGATAGGGGAGGATAACCGTGTTTAGTTCCTGGATAAAACGTTTATCGCCCCAGCACAAAAAGAGAGAGAAGGAGCTGGCGCAGGCGTCCCGCAGGGTCGCATTCTCAATCAAGCGATATAAGGACACGTCCAAAGAAATTCAGGAGGAAATCGCAAATAACGGATTTGCTCCATTTCTAATTTATGATCGGGGTGTTAATCATGGGGGGCATTGATATTTTGCTGTTAATTGCATATGGTATTTCATTTGCTTGTGCGCTGCTGCTGATAGCCGCGCTTTTTTTATATTTTCGGACTCGCTTCCGGGCACGGGTGGTCAGCCTATTTATGCTGGCTGCTTTCGCGTTCTTGGGAGCTTACACCGTGAAGATGGCCGTAGCCTTCTGGATTCGATTCAGCAACGTCACCGGGGCCGGGGCCGACTCTGTTTATGCTGCCCTCAAGTCCAATGCCTGGGCCGTCGCTCAAACCTGCACAACGTTGGGGCTGCTGATCCTCACCGTGCTGATGTATACCCGCAGGCAGGATCTGTTTATGATATTTCCGGCAGTCCGGGAAAGGGAGGATACCGACGATGCTAACACTGGCTCAGGTAAAGCTTAAATCACAGGCCCGGCTTGTTGATCTGCACCCGGTGGTTGTGGCAGCTGCTGTAGCACTTATTGAGCGCATTTACGCTCGGGGAGTACAGATCATCATTACACAAGGGTACCGATCCAAGGCTGAGCAGGACGGACTTTACGCGCAGGGCCGCACGAAGCCGGGCAGCATCGTTACAAATGCCCGGGGCGGTTACAGCTACCATAATTACGGACTGGCTGTTGATTTTGCACTGCTGCTGCCGGACGGTTCCGGTGCATCCTGGGATATGAAGCGTGACGGTGATAAGGACGGTATTGCCGATTGGCAGGAGGTTGTACAGCAGGCTAAGGCGCTCGGGTTTGAATGGGGAGGAGACTGGACCAGTTTTAAGGATTACCCTCATTTTCAGATAACCTTTGGCCTGTCGATTACCAAGCTGCTGGCAGGGGCCCAGCCGACACCCGCGCAGATTGCTGCTGCTTATGCCGTTATTGATAAATTACAAGAGGAGGCGGATGAATTGTCAGCTGAGGAAAAGAAGGAACTGGCCGCGCTGCGGTCTGAAGTCAAGGATCTGGCGGCCACAGTAGCCAGCCTGACTAAAAGCAAGGATGTGCTTAAACAAGCAGTGCAAGAGCAGGGAAACAGCATCGGTAAGGTAGGCGAGCGGCTCAAGAAGCTGGAGGACAGGGCTGCCCTTGCTAAAATCCCGGATTGGGCAGCTCCATACGTTCAGGCGGCGTACAATGCTGGGCTGATCGACACGCCGGAAGGCGGCAGCTTTGACTTTTACCGGCTTATGAAGATATTGGGGCAAGCGGGTATCCTGCCTGCCGGAAAGGAGGGTTAAGGTGAATAAAGTGGATTGGAAAGCAAAGTTGTCCAGTCGTAAGTTTTGGGCGCTGGTTGCTGCATTGGCCACCTCGATCCTGGGGGCCGTAGGTGCTTCAGACGATACAGCGGTTAAAATTACAGGAATCATAGCAGCTGTAGGTGCCTGTGCCGTATATATGCTGGCTGAAGCCATTACGGATGCTAATAATTCAGATAAAGAATAAAAATAAGAACCCACCTCGTTAGTATTTGAGGTGGGTTCTTTAAATTTAATCAATTAGAGCTAAGGCTGAGGAGACTTCGATATCAGAACGAGGCTGCTTTTGATTACAGAGCTCTTTTTCAATGTTATGTACTCTTAGATTAATCGATTGTAAGTTATCCAGGATAGCAGCAAACGCAAGGATAAACACACAAATTAATAATCCACCTATCCAGTAGGATAGCATAATACCCCAAGCAAAATTATTAAAAGTTAACGGAAAATCTGTATACTTACCTGCGGTGTTACCAACAATGATCCCGAAAATGTACACCGACACAAACTCGGCATATGCTATGATTTTTAAAGCTCTGACCAAAACTAGTTCCTCCTGTATTGGTTTTAGTTCGAGCTTAACATGATCTCAGTGTATTGTGTACGATAAATATTATGCCCACTGGCTTTGCTTGTGGGCATTGCAAGATAGATAGTTAAAAAACTTGAATAAGAACCTGTGTTCGTATATTATGAAGCATATAGGTCGAATGTAACAAAAATTCCCTACCAAAATTCTACAATTTATTGTAAAATAAAAAACAGACAAAAGGCGGCTACCTTAATGTCTGTTGAAAAATCAATTTGCAATTAAGTTAATTATACCATTGTAATCTTCTAATTGCAAAAGCGTTTTTATCAATAGTCATTTCAGACGCCCCTTAACTGAGGGGGATATCTTTGATCACTGAAAGAGTTTTAAAAAATGTACACATTCAAGAATTGAAAGATTTTTGTACTGCTTTCAAGGTAAAAGGGCGATCAACTAGAATTGAGGCTGCGACTACTAGAATGCGGTACACTAAGTATCAAACATTGATTGAGGAAGAGTTGGCTGATGAAGATGTAAGCTTTTCAGCAAGTGACTTTGATAATTTTTTATTTGATCAGCTGTATTATTCAAATAACAATTTGCATTATCTTTACCAATTTGATCAATGTAGTTTAAATGCTAATTTTGATGCTGATGATGTGCATGATTTTTTTGACGGAAAGAATTCTTTGAATTTTAACTTGAGTCTGACTGACTGGGATGACAATACAGATAAAATTAATCCTTGTACCACACGCGTTGAATATAATGATAATGGTTTTTTAAAAGCGTTGCACATTTTGTTACGGATAGATGTTCTGGCACAAGATAACGGTCCAACGAGCGCTTTCTGTGGCATCAATATAAATTTTGAGTCTAATTTTGTTTTGATTAAATTTAATCAATTGCAGTTCACTCTTATTAACGGTGAACCATTAAGCATTATTAAATCTATTCAAGACACCGTATGTGGATTAACTTCTTTCGGAAGAGCGTTTCAATGTCTTAACTTAAATATTATTTCTTTGAATGAAGATAGTGCATTAACCACAATTTACAACATGTTTGCTGAACTTAGCCTTGAAGCCGAACAATTATTAGATCTGCAGATGCCGCCTCAAAACATTAAACTAATAACTGATTTTTTAACATCACTTGGTCTAAGTGATATTAAGGAAGAGTATATAGAACAGATAAAGGCTGTGGTGTATCAGGATATAAGCAGCAAAATGTTGTCTCAAATTTTTGTAAAAGGATGGGTTTTTAAGTTTTCTTTCAGGGAAGGTGACCATAGCAAGGCATCCTCAAATGCTGAAAAGAGATTACCTGTTTATAGTTACAAAGCATTTTGGCAATTAAAAGAAATAATTCATGAAATGGAGAAAATGAACGAAGGGGGATTTCATTGGATCATCAATAATAAATTAGAGAATTTTGTAGATGTGCGAATGGAATCAAGAACTGGCACTATTGTAATCAATTATTATGCTAAGTTAAGAACTGGAAGAAAGGAGAAAGAAGATTATGTATTACGAAAAATTGTTGAACATTTTCCAGAAGAATCAATTATCTAGATATTTCTCTTTATCCTTAGTTCAATATTTGGATGAGTTTATTGATTGGAATCTCAATAAAAGCAAGAGAGATCTAAGCCCTTTTCATTTTGCTAATCTTGCTGGTATTAAGTCAGACCAAGCTCTCCGATTCTTTATGTATTATGCTAGAGAGGGAGGTATTTTTGAATTAGTTTATTTTTTTGAATGTAGTACTTTGACTTGTGGAGAACGCATATATTTGGATGCCGATAGTTCAAGAGAAGTAAATTATAGGTTGTTTTGCGACGAATGCGCAAAAAGCTATAACTCGAATGAAATTAAACGTTACATTAAAATATACTTTCACCTTAAGGAAAAGATTTATGAGAATGTTGTTGAAGATAATGTATATGATCCTAATTGTGCATTTGATGCAATAAATAGGATGCCTGATGATTTAAAGTTGGAATCCCCTTCATCTTCCATCAATATTGAGTCCACTACAAGTGGAGGGGAGAACACAGTTATCAACACTGTGACTTTAGAACAAGTAATTGAAATTAACCAAAATAGTGAACAACCTATTATTACAGACCCTTTCTTGCTTGAAATGACGACATTTATACATTCATAATAAATTAGGTGAACCGATGGAGCAAAATGAGCACTTAGAATCAAGTACTAAATTAAAATATTTAGCCGAAATCATAAAAGCTGACATGAATGGTAGTAAAGCAGCAGGAACTGATTTTAGACATTGGGCAAAGTGGCTTAAAATAACTACGATAGTTTTATCCGCCTTAATAACAATCATCCTTGGTTTGACTTTTAATTCAGAAGCCGAATTAAATGGTGTGCCTGTTGTGAATTTAGTGAAGAATATTGCTGTTATTTTAAGTGCGTTATTAACTGCTGTTAATACGTGGGATGCCTTTGCCAATTATCAAATTAGATCGACACAAGAATTTTCAATTATTCAAAAACTTAGTTTATTATATAAGGATATTAGTTTACACCTAATCCAAAAAGAGAATTGTAAAATTACAGACTTTGAGAGCTTTAAGTCAAGATATGATGTTATTCACGAAGAATACAGCCAAGAACGAAACACTTCGAAGGATGAAGGGAAAAAAGAGAACTCGACAGAACCATCAACCTAGTAATAAAAAATCAATACATACTAATAAGATAGTCTTTATTAAATAATACTTTCCCACCCCCCGCATTAGTGGGGGGGTTTTACGTTAAGGAAATTTCCTTACCTACATATACATAATGTTCCAGATTAATTATAATAAATTCAAGTGGAATGTTAAGAATTAATGTTTGGAGGGGCTTTTGTGAATAATCATGATCCAGATAAAAAGATACACGAGCTTGAAGAACGAATTTCAAGGCTAGAGAAATCATCTGCTAACGGACCTAGAAAGTTTGTTTGGACCGCATTAAGCATTATTATTGGATTTTTTATTATTCTTACAGTAATTGGAGTTATTCAATTCGTTTCTGCAGGTTAGGATGTGATTGTTTGAGTACTACATATAAAGTCCTTGAGAGTGATATAGACTTCCTAACTGCTGCCTTCGCACAATCAAAAGTATCTGTTTGGTACCGGGAAGAACCGGATCCAGACGGGCACCTTATTGATTATGGTGGGTTTGTTGAGAAATTCACGCCTGATTCCATTAAGCTATCCGGATCGTTTTTCGTCAGACAAAGTTTTGAATTTAGAGCATACATATAATGACCTTCGGAATAACTAACATGAGCTGGGACATAATAATAAAAAATCACCTAAACATCACCTCAGACCTCAATAAAAGCCCATTAACCTTAATCGGTCGATAGGCTTTTTTGCTTATATTATAAACTCTGAGAATACAGGCATCCTGAGCAAGGCAGACTGGTCCAGTTCCGTATGTGGTTAACCCTGACAGTAGCCGTTCTGTTAGGTGTGCAGGTTGTATGGGCCATCTTTGGGTTTAAATTAGTCCCCGGTTAAGTATGACGAGGTCACAGCAGCAGTTAATGCGATTCTTGGGACTCTGGTAGTGATGAGGATTGTGATAACCCAGAATATTGAAAATGTTTTTTTATCTTCTGATTAATGTGTATCTGCCCCCTTAAACACATAGGTCGAAGGGGGCAAAAACTTTGAGAAGCCAAATTATCGGCGGTAACTCTCATATTTAACATCAACTGTAATTGCATCAGACATTTTGGAAGCCATACAAGTTACAAATGCCCCCTTAAAGGCGGGGGCAGCTGCCGCGACTGCCGCCTTAAGTACTGCAGGGACAATTATTCCGGCGCTAACAGTTGCTGCGGCAGCTCTTAATCCAACCTTAAAGCATGACATTATCGCTTCTTTAACAGCTTCTTCTGTGTCAGAGGGGTAACACACTTCCGCGTACAAGCGATGCACTCGCATTCTAACTCTACAACCCCTCCAGGTGCAGGTAACTCCATCAGGCAAATCAAATGACATTATTGTTTTGTCTTCACATTCTTTGCTTGCAGCCTCCAAAGTAGTATCTACTTGTTTAATGGTCTCATCTGACCAGTCATCATCAACTTCTAATTCACTTAGATCGTACTCCTTTAATTCTTCATTAAGATTATCATCCAACGTAGTCACTTTTATTTTCATAATACAGCCTCCTTAGAATTAAAACTCGAGTACATGTT
Proteins encoded:
- a CDS encoding pyocin knob domain-containing protein; protein product: MPSKTPNLDLLKKDPATDGNDTFNIKEMLNDNFDKIDTAVGNKVDKVSGKGLSANDYTTAEKTKLSGITAGAGGAGSASDSVIGSRTATESVTPSLTGTITALFSSLFTLIKGITGKASSLTAPAINLEQTKAHVDDTTRHITAAERTDWNAKETTGGAQTKANSAQAAAIAAAATDASTKANAVQTNLTTHVNDNVRHITAAERAGWNALATTITSYIPVAQRNVANGVAALDSDSYVVGKGVVLEGAYAERAFAFSFAHGTANQKIDYTLPAQAFGGFVEITIAGSWNNAETQGRLTKRLDVMLSAATTIHRQTSEYTEVSGAMRNNVSISDIYWKDGLWTLTIESRNTQGNAYAVKIQTLGPIGSKRWTQGAPYTGAATTLPLAVQTIPDDTVTQSGYEIQKHALTGNTGLGKGGNPTVSPNTLLETGMYTLTFTSPDLPVTGSTTTVIVKRYNSSYITQDADVYATVNTATTIRKFTRESRNSGSSWSAWREIKVKAAAMAMNTDLNTLLAEGEFYTISNAQAGTMTNQPITGSYCFNLTVKTTVSTDGAGCNQTIIYYSTSASSPAIYTRNYYSSTWTAWQQIETTAQKNVSGGYAGLDSNGDIALSAVPDAVQKFSLTQDNGKNLILESGYNLNSLVTAGFYDGVNLVNAPNSTNWWHIQVQVHSGTNNGNDYISQIAINLNASGTPHHFMRRRVNSAWGIWVGIPNSSMYNVASGIAGLTSAGVLPDAILPQSVTRRVNLTGSLQTTSYRRSVIALCELTNTNPSASSFSNGLLLMRRHNGLNGQITAMIAAEKRFNTTAMNWSLFKIGASSQVFRPCTFTYNGVKYGGIDVYITDAEYQTISFNGDTNFSIFGLDWYNIQSSTVLNAEISGSISYVEGSDYFYSPDIHFNGENLNTKYSTLAGKTLAEVVQGSLSYAVTTGTYAALAASLNPAPAALTVGLRLTIKAHVASPGPATLNVNGLGAKSIKKPNGNNAALALGGVYTLVYDGSVFQLQGEGGEYGTAEAAQVLSGYTVGRENGVVNGTMPDHRGVAKDAAGTILNDSGDLFLNPPAGYYDPTASIHSYEGNLANRRNWRSDITLFGKAGTMPVITSGSDPAQGVGIWPDGGLAVYPSEGYRKGGAGAGEIKVSTAQLQSAETDLIAANIRSGVNVFGVTGTLVEGTRRATGSFYTTDGTANITGLAFNPGSVVVRVTGINNGSWMTAMGFANGRWMWSRRDGNGTMLDSGQFNGAAFSNGFSVTIPFVDGYEALSWIAYQETV
- a CDS encoding CD1375 family protein encodes the protein MAKVYVNLIRKGLRTLEQVPEIIRSDVAALLETE
- a CDS encoding M15 family metallopeptidase is translated as MLTLAQVKLKSQARLVDLHPVVVAAAVALIERIYARGVQIIITQGYRSKAEQDGLYAQGRTKPGSIVTNARGGYSYHNYGLAVDFALLLPDGSGASWDMKRDGDKDGIADWQEVVQQAKALGFEWGGDWTSFKDYPHFQITFGLSITKLLAGAQPTPAQIAAAYAVIDKLQEEADELSAEEKKELAALRSEVKDLAATVASLTKSKDVLKQAVQEQGNSIGKVGERLKKLEDRAALAKIPDWAAPYVQAAYNAGLIDTPEGGSFDFYRLMKILGQAGILPAGKEG
- a CDS encoding SLATT domain-containing protein, which gives rise to MEQNEHLESSTKLKYLAEIIKADMNGSKAAGTDFRHWAKWLKITTIVLSALITIILGLTFNSEAELNGVPVVNLVKNIAVILSALLTAVNTWDAFANYQIRSTQEFSIIQKLSLLYKDISLHLIQKENCKITDFESFKSRYDVIHEEYSQERNTSKDEGKKENSTEPST